The Passer domesticus isolate bPasDom1 chromosome 34, bPasDom1.hap1, whole genome shotgun sequence genome window below encodes:
- the LOC135288694 gene encoding uncharacterized protein LOC135288694 translates to MESSLVSSHQESKSKQQLVTPGRVKLMVTPRVTMESSLELKKRDPEDGQSSQPRQAGEPVGLSWTLCPETAEQQSCTAGSTRTLSKGTVIFSLSEDPAIRKRWEESWEKVPSEAQVPFTASEEKVIKFWCRWGHRNRIPYHQWERDCYEFFKWAKFHRFFTNVVYSLDFDLWELMDAAFHWALGQGVGYPEVFLVHIYIYLFNLKTLHNARDILAQARSRLLSPPASARKKPLKEDEPRVCCPPAQPTAEQKFFSAPSEQTDLPSPPAPSLGGDGEPSPPLSGPAPPAPPRNSPLPPPREGADPAPPQPAPREAPDPAAPPQPAPREAPDPAAPPQPAPREAPEPEAPPQPAPREAPEPEAPPQPPEPAPPALMTAPAPRHPEPPPADPPVLPGSAINNSDSPAVLLSPGAAGAASVSSSFSASQPATEFATVQAAPARADPAPSPPPPPVPPLPADPIAVQELAENGAEPTGSPQEPTPAPVLPAPPTPVVPQVFEAPSFASDPAKSLSFRGGGVALQLTAGAVRLAVFKIILCFRILQACFRTKGDFQRCPRRTSSVHGLCPEIQLFGLETMNFLCMFFAFSYILRLL, encoded by the exons atggagtcaagtctcgtgtcctcgcaccaagagtccaagtcaaagcaacaattggtgacccctggacgtgtgaaactgatggtcaccccaagagtgaccatggaatctagcctggagctgaagaaacgagaccctgaagatgggcagagttcacagccaaggcaagcaggagaacctgttggactttcctggacattgtgtccagagaccgcagagcagcagagctgcacagctggatccacaaggacactgtctaaaggtactgttattttttccctttctgaagatcctgccattcgcaaaaggtgggaggaaagttgggaaaaggtaccttcggaagctcaggttccgtttactgcgtcagaggagaaagttattaaattctGGTGCAGATGGGGACACAGGAACAGAATTCCTTATCATCAGTGGGAGAGAGATTGTTATGAGTTTTTCaaatgggcaaaatttcatagattttttacaaatgtcgtCTACTCCCTTGATTTCGATTTATGGGAGCTCATGGACGCTGCTTTTCATTGGGCACTAGGCCAGGGTGTTGGGTACCCAGAGGTGTTTCTAGTGCACATATACATTtatctttttaatttgaaaacattGCACAATGCGAGGGACATCCTGGCTCAGGCGCGCAGTCGCTTGCTGTCCCCGCCAGCTTCAGCACGAAagaagcctctcaaagaagacgaaccgcgGGTTTGCTGCCCCCCCGCacagcccacagctgagcaaaagtttttctctgctCCCTCGGAGCAAACAGATCTGCCTTCCCCccccgctccttctcttgggggggatggggagccgagcccgccgctttccgggccggccccgcccgctccACCGCGGAATTCTCCGCTtcccccaccccgggagggGGCGGatccggctccgcctcagccagccccgcgggaggcgccggaccccgcggctccgcctcagccagccccgcgggaggcgccggaccccgcggctccgcctcagccagccccgcgggaggcgccggagccggaggctccgcctcagccggccccgcgggaggcgccggagccggaggctccgcctcagccgccCGAGCCAGCTCCGCCGGCTCTGAtgactgcgcctgcgccgcggcacccggaaccgcctcccgccgatccgcccgtgttgccaggcagcgcgatcaacaacagtgattccccggctgtgctgctgtccccgggagctgcaggagctgcctccgtgtcttcttctttctctgcatcccagccggcaactgaattcgcaacggtgcaggcggcgccGGCGAGAGCCGaccccgctccgagcccgccgcccccgcctgtcccgccgctccctgccgatccaattgcagtgcaagagcttgccgagaatggtgctgagcccacgggatCGCCTCAAGAgccgacaccagcgcccgtgctgcccgcaccacccaccccagttgtcccgcaggtTTTTGAAGCCCCGTCAttcgcatcagaccctgcgaagagcctgtccttccgtggaggaggcgtggccctccagctgactgcaggagcagttcggctggctgtgttcaaaatca ttctttgtttcaggattctgcaagcctgtttcaggaccaaaggggacttccagagatgtccaagaagaacatcttcagtccatggactctgtcctgaaattcagctgtttggacttgaaacaatgaactttctctgcatgttttttgcattttcttatattttaagattgttatag